In Acidimicrobiales bacterium, one DNA window encodes the following:
- a CDS encoding sigma-70 family RNA polymerase sigma factor, whose translation MGTDADTIAASLVTPEAFGAVFDRHATTVYRYLVRRIGPSDADDLTGEVFRIAFERRASFDMDRADARPWLYGIATNLIARRNRNAVRRDRAVARLGVDDENDLAERVTDTLYAAAVLPDVRAAIEALPDGERDTLVLSAWEGLSYDDIAAALAVPVGTVRSRLNRARGRLRELASVRGELLTHANVFTRQKERLMTTIVGTNTMPTAEVPRMYPRLAYRDEHAALEWLTRVFGFQERREARIGGTTPDDHMLAWLQFGSGLVMIGHSNEDIHHIVSPLEAGGASVMINVDVDDIDAHYANAVSQGATITMELEDAWYGSRRYEASDLEGHRWHFDEPHDRIRARGGNVPDELPPNGYVPVN comes from the coding sequence GTGGGCACCGATGCGGACACCATCGCCGCGTCGCTGGTGACGCCCGAAGCGTTCGGAGCGGTGTTCGACCGGCACGCCACAACCGTCTATCGCTACCTCGTGCGCCGCATCGGCCCTTCCGACGCCGACGACCTGACCGGTGAGGTATTCCGCATCGCCTTCGAACGCCGCGCTTCGTTCGACATGGACCGCGCCGATGCCCGACCCTGGCTCTACGGCATCGCCACGAACCTGATCGCCCGGCGCAATCGCAACGCGGTGCGGCGCGACCGCGCCGTGGCTCGCCTGGGTGTCGACGACGAGAACGACCTCGCCGAGCGCGTGACCGACACCCTGTACGCCGCGGCGGTGCTGCCTGACGTGCGCGCCGCCATCGAAGCGCTGCCCGACGGCGAACGCGACACGCTCGTGCTCTCTGCCTGGGAAGGGTTGAGCTACGACGACATCGCGGCGGCGCTGGCCGTCCCGGTCGGCACCGTGCGCTCGCGCCTCAACCGGGCACGCGGAAGATTGCGCGAACTCGCGTCCGTCCGCGGCGAACTCCTTACGCACGCCAACGTTTTCACCCGACAGAAGGAGCGACTCATGACCACGATCGTGGGCACCAACACCATGCCGACCGCAGAAGTCCCGCGCATGTACCCGCGGCTCGCCTACCGCGACGAGCACGCCGCCCTCGAGTGGCTCACGCGGGTGTTCGGCTTCCAGGAGCGACGCGAGGCACGCATCGGCGGCACGACGCCCGACGATCACATGCTCGCCTGGCTGCAGTTCGGCAGCGGGCTCGTGATGATCGGTCACTCCAACGAGGACATCCACCACATCGTGAGCCCGCTGGAAGCGGGCGGTGCGTCGGTGATGATCAACGTCGACGTCGACGACATCGACGCCCACTACGCCAACGCCGTCTCCCAGGGCGCGACGATCACGATGGAGTTGGAGGACGCCTGGTACGGGTCGCGCCGCTACGAGGCGAGCGATCTCGAAGGCCACCGCTGGCACTTCGACGAGCCGCACGACCGGATCCGCGCCCGCGGCGGCAACGTGCCCGACGAGCTGCCGCCCAACGGGTACGTGCCGGTCAACTAG
- a CDS encoding DUF3445 domain-containing protein, protein MDWLNELGDTIAMGTRVLDGPLFLRDADYARDVAEKQRLTTERHEEVFAALDTPAVRAASREVLALTGTDDDDDGLHPLDAAGRRVQEDLCLLVLRDGAPHLDAASLCFPSYWRLADKLGRSLADVHGPVPHYRDRLAERVDSFLTRLAPGRAVWRRNWSIHDDPTYFLPSEGPPRPNARVPDDLYLRSERQVLLRLSTSASVLFTIRTQQVPLAALGTRPDVARRLATVIDGWSPDLVAYKGGHGATAARAWLASR, encoded by the coding sequence GTGGACTGGCTGAACGAGCTCGGTGACACCATCGCCATGGGCACCCGCGTGCTCGACGGTCCGCTCTTCCTGCGCGACGCCGATTACGCCCGCGACGTCGCCGAAAAGCAGCGACTGACCACCGAACGCCATGAAGAGGTGTTCGCCGCGCTCGACACGCCGGCCGTGCGCGCCGCGTCGCGTGAAGTGCTGGCCCTCACGGGCACCGACGACGACGACGACGGGCTGCACCCGCTCGACGCCGCCGGCCGGCGGGTACAAGAAGACCTGTGTCTGCTCGTGCTGCGCGACGGCGCCCCGCACCTCGACGCCGCGTCGCTGTGCTTCCCGTCGTACTGGCGCCTCGCCGACAAGTTGGGCCGCTCCCTCGCCGACGTCCACGGGCCGGTGCCGCACTACCGCGACCGTCTCGCCGAGCGCGTCGACAGTTTCCTGACGCGCCTGGCGCCCGGGCGCGCCGTATGGCGGCGCAACTGGAGCATCCACGACGACCCGACCTACTTCCTGCCCAGCGAGGGGCCGCCCCGTCCCAACGCGCGCGTGCCCGACGACCTCTACCTGCGCAGTGAACGCCAAGTGCTCTTGCGCCTGTCGACGTCCGCCTCCGTCCTCTTCACGATCCGGACCCAGCAGGTGCCGCTCGCGGCGCTGGGCACGCGGCCCGACGTGGCGCGCCGGCTCGCCACGGTGATCGACGGCTGGTCGCCTGACCTCGTCGCCTACAAGGGCGGTCACGGGGCGACCGCCGCGCGTGCTTGGCTTGCATCCCGATGA
- a CDS encoding LLM class F420-dependent oxidoreductase — protein MKLRIFTEPQQGASYDDLRRVAVAADDLGFDAFFRSDHYMKMGAADGLPGPSDAWVTLGGLARDTTRVKLGTLVTPITFRHPGPLAISVANVADMSAGRAELGIGAGWYGDEHAAYAIPFPDLGERFERLEEQLAIITGLWDTPAGESFSFSGKHYSVVDSPALPKPVVRPRIVIGGFGAKRTPRLAATYADEFNIGFIGPDIATIAYARVRDACAARGTSVEYSIALAIAVGRSDEEVAARAAKVGQPVEHMKQNALAGSVAEVVDRIGAYGAIGATTTYLQLHDFTDVDQLELIASEVMPQL, from the coding sequence ATGAAGCTGCGCATCTTCACCGAGCCCCAGCAAGGCGCGTCGTACGACGACCTGCGGCGCGTCGCCGTCGCCGCCGACGACCTCGGCTTCGACGCGTTCTTCCGGTCCGATCACTACATGAAGATGGGCGCGGCTGACGGCCTGCCCGGACCGTCCGACGCGTGGGTGACCCTCGGCGGCCTGGCGCGCGACACGACGCGGGTCAAACTCGGCACGCTGGTGACCCCGATCACGTTCCGGCATCCGGGCCCGCTCGCCATCTCGGTCGCCAACGTCGCCGACATGAGCGCAGGCCGGGCCGAGCTCGGCATCGGCGCCGGCTGGTACGGCGACGAGCACGCCGCCTACGCCATCCCGTTCCCGGACCTCGGCGAGCGCTTCGAGCGCCTCGAGGAGCAACTGGCAATCATCACCGGCCTCTGGGACACGCCGGCGGGCGAGAGTTTCTCGTTCAGCGGCAAGCACTATTCCGTCGTCGATTCGCCGGCGCTGCCCAAACCCGTCGTGCGGCCCCGCATCGTGATCGGCGGCTTCGGCGCCAAGCGCACGCCGCGCCTCGCCGCCACCTACGCCGACGAATTCAACATCGGCTTCATCGGACCTGACATCGCCACAATCGCCTACGCCCGCGTGCGCGACGCGTGCGCGGCCCGGGGCACGTCGGTCGAGTACTCGATTGCGCTCGCCATCGCGGTCGGGCGCTCCGACGAGGAGGTCGCGGCGCGTGCCGCCAAGGTCGGGCAACCCGTCGAGCACATGAAGCAGAACGCGTTGGCAGGCAGCGTCGCCGAAGTCGTCGACCGCATCGGTGCCTACGGCGCCATCGGCGCCACCACGACGTACTTGCAGTTACACGACTTCACCGACGTCGATCAGCTCGAGCTGATCGCGTCCGAAGTGATGCCCCAGCTCTAG